Proteins encoded together in one Ipomoea triloba cultivar NCNSP0323 chromosome 4, ASM357664v1 window:
- the LOC116014947 gene encoding protein WHAT'S THIS FACTOR 1 homolog, chloroplastic-like isoform X1 encodes MPHQVGLLGKLHSSLFRECRRSMTTSKRVQDRSKKKRVHDLEIVVEKHKILSKILFILETLKQESEQIIPVRSLDQYRRQINLPKPHKFSVFLRKCPKLFELYKDQRGILWCGMTKEAENLLQEEEELIEKNSDKAAEFVTRMLMMSIGKRISLDKIVHFRRDIGLPLDFRSHWVHKYPDYFRVVRPFVPYDEGEYLELVNWKSSWAITELEKKVMGVSKAPEDYVPGFLSLSFPMKFPPNYKKLSKYRGQIENFQNREYLSPYADASGLKAGSQEFDKRAVAVIHELLSFDKRAVAVIHELLSLMIEKRLVTDHLTHFRREFVMPQKLMRLLLKHFGIFYVSERGRRFTVFLNEPYEGSELVEKHPLVVWKEKVLSLVGYRKKKDKEETLEDLQERDTDLFEIDSEDYSVQLAHENEEEEMSGLESDSIESDSEMEIEEIYNAYKVSE; translated from the exons ATGCCTCACCAAGTTGGTCTTCTTGGCAAACTCCATTCTTCACTGTTTAGAGAATGCCGACGATCAATGACCACCAGCAAGAGAGTGCAAGACCGGAGCAAGAAGAAGCGAGTGCATGACCTTGAAATTGTTGTAGAGAAGCACAAAATCCTCTCCAAAATCCTCTTCATACTTGAAACTCTGAAGCAAGAGTCCGAGCAAATCATCCCTGTACGTTCCCTTGATCAGTACCGGAGGCAAATTAACCTCCCAAAACCTCACAAGTTCTCAGTTTTCCTTCGGAAATGTCCCAAGCTTTTTGAGCTTTATAAGGACCAGAGGGGAATTTTATGGTGCGGAATGACTAAAGAAGCTGAAAATCTGCTGCAAGAAGAGGAAGAACTCATAGAAAAGAATAGTGATAAGGCTGCAGAGTTTGTGACTCGGATGCTAATGATGTCAATTGGTAAGCGTATTAGTCTGGATAAGATTGTGCATTTCAGGAGGGATATAGGGTTGCCACTGGATTTTAGGAGCCATTGGGTGCACAAATATCCTGATTATTTTCGAGTTGTGAGGCCTTTTGTGCCTTATGATGAGGGTGAGTATTTGGAACTTGTGAATTGGAAGTCTAGTTGGGCAATTACTGAGTTGGAAAAGAAGGTGATGGGCGTTAGCAAGGCCCCCGAAGATTATGTTCCAGgttttctttctctgtctttCCCAATGAAGTTCCCACCAAACTATAAGAAGCTGTCCAAGTACAGAG GTCAGATTGAGAACTTCCAGAACAGGGAGTATTTGTCCCCTTATGCAGATGCTAGTGGATTAAAGGCTGGGTCACAGGAGTTTGATAAGAGGGCAGTGGCTGTGATCCATGAATTGCTTAGTTTTGATAAGAGGGCAGTGGCTGTGATCCATGAATTGCTTAGTTTAATGATTGAGAAGAGGCTTGTGACAGAtcatttgacacattttaggaGGGAGTTTGTAATGCCTCAGAAGCTTATGAGACTATTGCTCAAGCATTTTGGCATCTTTTATGTTTCAGAGAGAGGGAGGAGATTTACTGTGTTCCTGAACGAGCCTTATGAAGGTTCAGAGTTGGTTGAGAAACATCCTCTGGTTGTTTGGAAAGAAAAGGTTCTTAGCCTTGTTGGCTACAGAAAGAAGAAAGATAAAGAAGAAACCTTGGAGGATTTACAAGAAAGAGACACAGACTTATTTGAGATTGATTCGGAAGATTATAGTGTTCAGTTAGCACatgagaatgaggaggaggagatGAGTGGTTTGGAGAGTGATTCAATTGAAAGTGACTCTGAAATGGAGATTGAAGAGATTTACAATGCATATAAAGTATCTGAATGA
- the LOC116014947 gene encoding protein WHAT'S THIS FACTOR 1 homolog, chloroplastic-like isoform X2 gives MPHQVGLLGKLHSSLFRECRRSMTTSKRVQDRSKKKRVHDLEIVVEKHKILSKILFILETLKQESEQIIPVRSLDQYRRQINLPKPHKFSVFLRKCPKLFELYKDQRGILWCGMTKEAENLLQEEEELIEKNSDKAAEFVTRMLMMSIGKRISLDKIVHFRRDIGLPLDFRSHWVHKYPDYFRVVRPFVPYDEGEYLELVNWKSSWAITELEKKVMGVSKAPEDYVPGFLSLSFPMKFPPNYKKLSKYRGQIENFQNREYLSPYADASGLKAGSQDFDKRAVAVIHELLSLMIEKRLVTDHLTHFRREFVMPQKLMRLLLKHFGIFYVSERGRRFTVFLNEPYEGSELVEKHPLVVWKEKVLSLVGYRKKKDKEETLEDLQERDTDLFEIDSEDYSVQLAHENEEEEMSGLESDSIESDSEMEIEEIYNAYKVSE, from the exons ATGCCTCACCAAGTTGGTCTTCTTGGCAAACTCCATTCTTCACTGTTTAGAGAATGCCGACGATCAATGACCACCAGCAAGAGAGTGCAAGACCGGAGCAAGAAGAAGCGAGTGCATGACCTTGAAATTGTTGTAGAGAAGCACAAAATCCTCTCCAAAATCCTCTTCATACTTGAAACTCTGAAGCAAGAGTCCGAGCAAATCATCCCTGTACGTTCCCTTGATCAGTACCGGAGGCAAATTAACCTCCCAAAACCTCACAAGTTCTCAGTTTTCCTTCGGAAATGTCCCAAGCTTTTTGAGCTTTATAAGGACCAGAGGGGAATTTTATGGTGCGGAATGACTAAAGAAGCTGAAAATCTGCTGCAAGAAGAGGAAGAACTCATAGAAAAGAATAGTGATAAGGCTGCAGAGTTTGTGACTCGGATGCTAATGATGTCAATTGGTAAGCGTATTAGTCTGGATAAGATTGTGCATTTCAGGAGGGATATAGGGTTGCCACTGGATTTTAGGAGCCATTGGGTGCACAAATATCCTGATTATTTTCGAGTTGTGAGGCCTTTTGTGCCTTATGATGAGGGTGAGTATTTGGAACTTGTGAATTGGAAGTCTAGTTGGGCAATTACTGAGTTGGAAAAGAAGGTGATGGGCGTTAGCAAGGCCCCCGAAGATTATGTTCCAGgttttctttctctgtctttCCCAATGAAGTTCCCACCAAACTATAAGAAGCTGTCCAAGTACAGAG GTCAGATTGAGAACTTCCAGAACAGGGAGTATTTGTCCCCTTATGCAGATGCTAGTGGATTAAAGGCTGGGTCACAGGA TTTTGATAAGAGGGCAGTGGCTGTGATCCATGAATTGCTTAGTTTAATGATTGAGAAGAGGCTTGTGACAGAtcatttgacacattttaggaGGGAGTTTGTAATGCCTCAGAAGCTTATGAGACTATTGCTCAAGCATTTTGGCATCTTTTATGTTTCAGAGAGAGGGAGGAGATTTACTGTGTTCCTGAACGAGCCTTATGAAGGTTCAGAGTTGGTTGAGAAACATCCTCTGGTTGTTTGGAAAGAAAAGGTTCTTAGCCTTGTTGGCTACAGAAAGAAGAAAGATAAAGAAGAAACCTTGGAGGATTTACAAGAAAGAGACACAGACTTATTTGAGATTGATTCGGAAGATTATAGTGTTCAGTTAGCACatgagaatgaggaggaggagatGAGTGGTTTGGAGAGTGATTCAATTGAAAGTGACTCTGAAATGGAGATTGAAGAGATTTACAATGCATATAAAGTATCTGAATGA